In one window of Pseudobythopirellula maris DNA:
- a CDS encoding acyl-CoA desaturase, with translation MSIDATPQSDPLTTDAGPATLTTPAPTRPPRGGAKPAPKSRRRTAMDTPMPPANSWAMWRRGLDWPTVIWIGMVHVFAIAAPFYFSWQGLAVCAILSVMTGSLGVCMGYHRLLTHKSFQTYKPIRWLLAFVGGLSGEGSALTWVANHRKHHAFSDKEGDPHSPRDGKWWSHMTWFMPNLGQKWHKELLNRYAADLMKDRMMVLLHKMFLPSHIVLGLALYAVGYWGQWMGLDGGWRSGLSMLLWGTGVRMVYVLHVTWMVNSATHLWGYRNYETSDDSKNLWWVGLLAFGEGWHNNHHAFQRVASQGHRWWEIDFTYWVILAMEKTGLAWNVVRLRDIPKGARPA, from the coding sequence ATGTCGATTGACGCCACGCCCCAATCCGATCCGCTGACGACCGACGCCGGTCCCGCGACCCTGACGACACCGGCTCCAACGCGGCCGCCCCGCGGAGGCGCCAAGCCGGCCCCCAAGTCGCGTCGCCGCACGGCGATGGACACCCCCATGCCGCCCGCCAACTCGTGGGCCATGTGGCGTCGCGGGCTCGACTGGCCCACCGTGATCTGGATTGGCATGGTCCATGTCTTTGCGATCGCCGCACCGTTTTACTTCAGCTGGCAGGGCTTGGCGGTCTGCGCCATCTTGTCGGTGATGACCGGTTCGCTGGGCGTTTGCATGGGTTACCACAGGCTGCTCACGCACAAGAGCTTCCAAACCTACAAGCCGATCCGCTGGCTACTGGCCTTCGTGGGCGGCTTGTCGGGCGAGGGCTCGGCTCTGACCTGGGTGGCCAACCACCGCAAGCACCACGCCTTCAGCGACAAAGAGGGCGATCCCCACTCGCCGCGCGACGGCAAGTGGTGGAGCCATATGACGTGGTTCATGCCCAATCTCGGCCAGAAGTGGCACAAAGAATTGCTCAACCGTTACGCGGCTGACCTGATGAAGGACCGCATGATGGTGCTGCTCCACAAGATGTTCCTGCCCTCGCACATCGTGCTCGGGCTGGCCTTGTACGCCGTGGGCTACTGGGGCCAGTGGATGGGACTCGATGGCGGCTGGCGTTCGGGCCTCTCCATGCTGCTGTGGGGCACCGGCGTGCGGATGGTTTACGTGCTGCACGTCACGTGGATGGTCAACTCGGCCACCCACCTGTGGGGCTATCGTAACTACGAGACCTCGGACGACAGCAAGAACCTCTGGTGGGTCGGTTTGCTGGCGTTCGGCGAGGGGTGGCACAACAACCACCACGCCTTCCAGCGGGTCGCGAGCCAGGGGCACCGCTGGTGGGAGATCGACTTCACTTACTGGGTGATCCTGGCGATGGAGAAAACCGGCCTTGCCTGGAACGTCGTGCGGCTTCGTGACATCCCCAAGGGCGCCAGGCCCGCCTGA
- a CDS encoding ComEC/Rec2 family competence protein, giving the protein MSRADDHSSPPTEWPRQRVAPWSPALLEQRRRAATPFGEPIVLVALAAVVGAAADRWAPMGVLAFVAAMAVWWGWLALWRRGRCWASGVTLLLCIALAGAAWAHTQWRFFAEDELARWARPASSPVCLEARLVSPAEHSPAPPTTALRAIPAGERTRLALQVVRLRDGVRWRPVSGAAVLTVNGVWSEGEPGDLVRVYGQLDRVRQAANPKQHDWAKSERGERRLCRLRCEAPECVAVIDGGGAWRTPADWPGSLRTAMGRVFDERLSGANSALARAMLLGDRNAVGEEQRDAFRRTGSLHVLVVSGLHVGLIAAGLLFAVRAGLAPRWAGVVGVMAIVAAYAAFTGGRPPALRAAALVEVACVAALVGRLPTGPASLAVAALAVLVGKPAALFEPGAQLSFLAAATLIGFGTVVAHRERRPKSPIRRLVESTRSPGERLLRGAGRWAGTLLLATCVVWVVSAPLLAHTFHLLSPVALPLSLVVFPMTAVSVSTGLVTALLGGLGLGSVRMGWLVSIPAWLCDYALGVLRVAVEAGAATPGSSFYTVGLGFTATVAWYALLALAVAAWRRPWGPNLTARAALAWVALVFAPSLIAALGPAGDLRCTFVAVGHGAATLVETPGGGALLCDAGSLGSPEATARTIAGVLWSRGVTRLDGVVLSHADVDHYNALPALLERFEVGAVYVSPMMFEDAVEARRGAGLRELRVAIERHGVSLHELQFGDRLRFGDTEGGATVVEVLHPDRLGVFGPDNANSLVLGVEHAGRRVLLPGDLEGEGLERLLSLEPYACDVLLAPHHGSPHSDPPGLAEWCRPKAVVISSGERSAADAGASYAMRGASVWRTLDRGAVFAELGRSGVRIESFHPAPTP; this is encoded by the coding sequence GTGAGCCGCGCCGACGACCACAGCTCGCCCCCGACCGAGTGGCCGCGTCAGCGCGTCGCCCCATGGTCCCCTGCGCTGCTCGAGCAGCGCCGTCGGGCGGCGACGCCGTTCGGCGAGCCGATCGTCCTCGTTGCGTTGGCCGCGGTGGTCGGTGCGGCGGCCGACCGCTGGGCCCCGATGGGCGTCCTTGCTTTTGTAGCCGCGATGGCGGTGTGGTGGGGTTGGCTCGCGTTGTGGCGACGAGGACGATGCTGGGCCTCGGGCGTCACGCTCTTGCTCTGCATCGCGCTGGCGGGCGCCGCCTGGGCCCACACGCAATGGCGTTTCTTTGCTGAAGACGAGCTGGCGCGTTGGGCCAGACCGGCGTCGTCGCCGGTCTGCCTTGAAGCGCGACTCGTCTCGCCGGCCGAGCACTCGCCGGCGCCGCCCACCACCGCGCTGCGGGCGATTCCCGCTGGCGAACGGACCCGACTCGCCCTGCAGGTCGTGCGGCTTCGCGATGGGGTGCGATGGCGGCCCGTGAGCGGCGCCGCGGTGCTTACCGTCAACGGAGTTTGGAGCGAAGGCGAGCCTGGTGACCTCGTGCGAGTCTACGGCCAACTCGATCGAGTGCGACAGGCGGCCAACCCGAAGCAGCACGACTGGGCCAAGAGCGAGCGGGGGGAGCGACGGCTCTGTCGCCTGCGTTGTGAGGCGCCCGAGTGCGTCGCCGTGATCGACGGCGGCGGAGCGTGGCGTACGCCTGCCGATTGGCCTGGCTCGTTGCGTACGGCGATGGGTCGTGTGTTCGACGAGCGGCTCTCCGGAGCCAACTCCGCGCTCGCGCGAGCGATGCTGCTGGGAGACCGCAACGCGGTGGGTGAGGAGCAACGTGATGCGTTCCGCCGGACCGGTTCGCTCCACGTGTTGGTGGTCTCGGGGTTGCACGTGGGGCTGATCGCCGCCGGGTTGCTGTTCGCCGTGAGGGCCGGCCTGGCGCCCCGTTGGGCGGGCGTGGTGGGAGTGATGGCGATCGTGGCGGCGTACGCGGCGTTCACGGGAGGCCGGCCCCCTGCCCTCCGCGCTGCCGCTCTGGTCGAGGTCGCCTGTGTCGCGGCTCTGGTGGGTCGGCTGCCGACCGGTCCCGCGTCGCTAGCCGTGGCGGCGCTTGCGGTGCTCGTTGGCAAGCCGGCCGCGTTGTTCGAGCCGGGCGCTCAACTCAGCTTCCTTGCCGCCGCTACGCTCATCGGTTTCGGAACGGTGGTTGCTCATCGCGAACGACGCCCCAAGTCACCGATCAGGCGACTCGTCGAATCGACCCGCTCGCCGGGCGAAAGGTTGCTCCGCGGCGCCGGCCGATGGGCCGGAACGCTGCTCCTGGCGACATGTGTCGTGTGGGTCGTCTCGGCGCCGCTGTTGGCCCACACCTTCCACCTGCTCTCGCCGGTTGCCCTGCCGCTGAGCCTGGTGGTCTTCCCGATGACCGCCGTGTCGGTTTCCACCGGATTGGTCACCGCCTTGCTTGGGGGCCTTGGGCTGGGCTCGGTGAGGATGGGTTGGCTGGTGAGTATTCCGGCGTGGTTGTGCGACTACGCCCTCGGCGTCTTACGCGTGGCGGTGGAGGCGGGCGCCGCGACGCCGGGGAGCAGCTTCTACACGGTTGGGTTGGGATTCACGGCGACCGTCGCGTGGTATGCCTTGCTGGCGTTGGCGGTCGCCGCTTGGCGTCGGCCGTGGGGGCCTAACCTCACGGCGCGGGCGGCCTTGGCGTGGGTCGCACTGGTCTTTGCGCCATCGCTCATCGCCGCCCTGGGTCCTGCAGGGGATCTGCGTTGCACGTTCGTGGCGGTCGGCCACGGCGCCGCGACACTCGTGGAGACCCCCGGCGGCGGCGCCCTGCTCTGCGACGCCGGTTCGCTCGGCTCGCCGGAAGCAACGGCTCGCACGATCGCCGGGGTGTTATGGTCGCGGGGCGTCACGCGGCTCGATGGCGTCGTGCTCTCGCACGCCGATGTCGACCATTACAACGCTCTGCCGGCGCTGCTCGAGCGTTTCGAAGTTGGCGCCGTCTATGTCTCGCCGATGATGTTCGAAGACGCCGTCGAAGCGCGACGCGGCGCCGGGCTGCGGGAGCTGCGCGTCGCGATCGAACGCCACGGCGTGTCGCTGCACGAGCTCCAGTTCGGTGACCGGCTGCGATTCGGCGACACCGAAGGCGGGGCGACGGTTGTCGAGGTGCTGCACCCCGACCGGCTGGGGGTGTTCGGGCCGGACAACGCCAACAGCTTGGTGCTCGGAGTCGAGCACGCCGGCCGCCGTGTGCTGCTGCCCGGCGATTTGGAGGGCGAAGGGCTTGAGAGGCTCTTGAGCCTGGAGCCGTACGCCTGCGACGTGCTTTTGGCGCCGCACCACGGAAGCCCCCACAGCGACCCGCCTGGTTTGGCCGAATGGTGCCGCCCCAAGGCGGTCGTGATCAGCAGCGGTGAACGATCGGCCGCCGACGCGGGGGCAAGCTACGCCATGCGGGGGGCTAGCGTGTGGCGAACGCTCGACCGTGGGGCTGTTTTCGCTGAACTCGGCCGCTCTGGGGTCCGTATCGAGAGCTTCCACCCTGCCCCTACGCCATGA
- the rpsO gene encoding 30S ribosomal protein S15, producing MPLKTEQTEQLVQEFGREATDTGSPEVQIALLTSRIIEMTEHMKVHSKDHSSRRGLLRMVSRRRRLLDYVKGKNPQLYIDLLKRLGIRK from the coding sequence ATGCCATTGAAGACTGAGCAGACAGAACAGCTGGTTCAAGAATTTGGGCGTGAGGCTACCGACACCGGTTCGCCCGAGGTCCAGATCGCGCTGCTCACCAGCCGCATCATCGAGATGACCGAGCACATGAAGGTCCACAGCAAGGACCACTCCAGCCGCCGCGGATTGCTGCGGATGGTGAGCCGGCGTCGCCGGTTGCTCGACTATGTCAAGGGAAAGAACCCGCAGCTCTACATCGACCTGCTGAAGCGATTGGGCATCCGCAAGTAA
- a CDS encoding polyribonucleotide nucleotidyltransferase — translation MLERTRVEKQIGDKTIIMESGALAKQAAGCVTVQLGETVVLSAAATSDPRPGIDFFPLMCDYRERHAAAGKFPGGFLKREGRPTTKETLTARLIDRPIRPMFTEGFQDEVQIQNFVMASDRQNDGDVLAMNGASASLVISPMPFEGPLGSIRIGKVDGKLIPFPTADELEFSELDLIVSGTKDAILMIEGFAREMPEDEMTEALMEAHRFIGELCEMQNELAEKMGVEKAPYTPPESDGLLDKLAEKYHADLKAAKQTEGKQDRADAVKAIKTAALAEFIPDPDAEGAYTMGSFKTAFHDLEARVIRESILEGKRPDGRSGKDLRAIHCEVDLLPRVHGSALFQRGETQSLITIALGTGRDEQRVDGLLEEYSKRFMLDYNFPSFSVGECRPIRGPGRREIGHGMLAERSVGPVLPDHDDFPYTIRVISDILESNGSSSMASVCGATLGLMAAGVPISNPVAGISVGLVKEGDDWTLLTDILGDEDHFGDMDFKIAGTQNGITGIQLDLKIMGISEEIIRATLAQSREARIEILRSMLSAITRPRESTSDSAPRLVRTSINPEKIGLLIGPGGKTIRGIQEDCGVQIDVEEDGTITIAGPDEATVTQGLGRVEALTAKVQVGRVYQGKVTSVKDFGAFVEILPGKDGLCHISELSNDYVGSVGDICKVGDPMEVKVIAVDEQDRVKLSRRAAIADAEGGDEKKEETAEA, via the coding sequence ATGTTGGAAAGAACCCGCGTAGAGAAGCAAATTGGCGATAAGACGATCATCATGGAGTCGGGCGCCCTCGCCAAGCAGGCCGCCGGCTGTGTCACCGTGCAACTCGGCGAGACGGTGGTGCTGAGCGCCGCCGCCACGAGCGACCCGCGGCCCGGCATCGACTTCTTCCCGCTGATGTGCGACTACCGCGAGCGGCACGCCGCGGCGGGCAAGTTCCCGGGCGGCTTCCTCAAGCGTGAGGGCCGGCCCACCACCAAGGAAACGCTCACCGCCCGCCTGATCGACCGTCCGATCCGCCCGATGTTCACCGAGGGATTCCAGGACGAGGTTCAGATCCAGAACTTCGTCATGGCGAGCGATCGCCAGAACGACGGCGACGTGCTGGCCATGAACGGCGCTTCGGCCTCGCTGGTTATCTCGCCCATGCCGTTCGAGGGCCCGCTGGGCTCGATCCGCATCGGCAAGGTCGACGGCAAGCTGATCCCCTTCCCCACGGCCGACGAGCTGGAGTTCAGCGAGCTCGACCTGATCGTCTCGGGCACGAAGGACGCGATCCTCATGATCGAGGGCTTCGCCCGCGAGATGCCCGAGGACGAGATGACCGAGGCGCTCATGGAAGCGCACCGCTTCATCGGCGAACTCTGCGAGATGCAGAACGAGCTGGCCGAGAAGATGGGCGTTGAGAAGGCGCCCTACACGCCGCCCGAGAGCGACGGCCTGCTCGACAAGCTCGCCGAGAAGTACCACGCCGACCTGAAGGCGGCCAAGCAGACCGAGGGCAAGCAGGACCGCGCCGACGCCGTCAAGGCGATCAAGACGGCCGCCCTCGCCGAGTTCATCCCCGACCCCGACGCCGAGGGGGCCTACACGATGGGCTCCTTCAAGACCGCGTTCCACGACCTCGAGGCCCGCGTCATCCGCGAGAGCATCCTTGAGGGCAAGCGTCCCGACGGACGCAGCGGCAAGGACCTGCGGGCGATCCATTGCGAGGTCGACCTGCTGCCCCGCGTTCACGGCTCGGCCCTGTTCCAGCGTGGCGAGACGCAGTCGCTCATCACGATCGCCCTGGGCACCGGCCGCGACGAGCAGCGTGTCGACGGTCTGCTGGAAGAGTACTCCAAGCGGTTCATGCTCGACTACAACTTCCCGAGCTTCTCGGTCGGCGAGTGCCGCCCGATCCGCGGCCCCGGTCGGCGTGAGATCGGCCACGGCATGCTCGCCGAACGTAGCGTCGGGCCCGTGCTGCCGGACCACGACGACTTCCCCTACACGATCCGCGTGATCTCCGACATCTTGGAGTCGAACGGCTCGAGCTCGATGGCGAGCGTCTGTGGCGCCACCTTGGGCCTGATGGCCGCCGGGGTGCCGATCTCCAACCCGGTCGCCGGCATCTCGGTCGGCCTCGTGAAGGAAGGCGACGACTGGACCCTGCTGACCGACATCCTCGGCGACGAGGACCACTTCGGCGACATGGACTTCAAGATCGCCGGCACGCAGAACGGCATCACGGGCATCCAGCTCGACCTGAAGATCATGGGCATCAGCGAAGAGATCATTCGCGCCACGCTCGCCCAGAGCCGCGAGGCACGGATCGAGATCCTCCGCAGCATGCTCTCGGCCATCACGCGTCCGCGTGAGTCGACCTCCGACAGCGCCCCGCGTCTCGTGCGCACGAGCATCAACCCGGAGAAGATCGGCTTGCTGATCGGCCCGGGCGGCAAGACGATCCGTGGCATCCAGGAAGACTGCGGCGTGCAGATCGACGTGGAAGAGGACGGCACGATCACGATCGCCGGCCCGGACGAGGCGACCGTTACCCAAGGCCTCGGCCGCGTCGAGGCGCTCACCGCCAAGGTGCAAGTCGGCCGCGTCTACCAGGGCAAGGTCACCAGCGTCAAGGACTTCGGCGCATTCGTCGAGATCCTCCCCGGCAAGGACGGCCTCTGCCACATCAGCGAGCTGTCGAACGACTACGTCGGTTCGGTCGGCGACATCTGCAAGGTTGGCGATCCGATGGAGGTCAAGGTGATCGCCGTCGACGAGCAAGACCGCGTGAAGCTCAGCCGTCGCGCCGCGATCGCCGACGCCGAGGGCGGTGACGAGAAGAAGGAAGAGACCGCCGAGGCGTGA